The Gemmatimonadota bacterium genome contains a region encoding:
- a CDS encoding DUF2283 domain-containing protein — translation MTKLRYFEQEDVMHLTISDEPEDISIELSPDITVECNDKGELIGIEILKASEFIAEMTT, via the coding sequence ATGACGAAGCTGAGATACTTTGAGCAAGAAGACGTCATGCACCTGACGATCTCGGACGAACCGGAAGACATCAGTATAGAACTCAGTCCCGATATTACGGTGGAATGCAATGATAAGGGTGAACTCATTGGTATCGAGATACTCAAAGCCAGTGAGTTCATCGCTGAAATGACTACTTGA
- a CDS encoding type II toxin-antitoxin system HicB family antitoxin, whose protein sequence is MTLNFTLDLWIEKGWYVGTLREVPGVFSQGKDLEELKTNIKDAYNLVMQETDSTPIE, encoded by the coding sequence ATGACTTTAAACTTTACTTTGGACTTATGGATTGAAAAAGGCTGGTATGTTGGAACACTCCGTGAAGTTCCAGGAGTGTTCAGTCAAGGCAAGGATCTTGAAGAACTGAAAACAAACATCAAGGATGCTTACAATCTGGTGATGCAGGAGACCGACTCGACTCCCATAGAGTGA